The following coding sequences lie in one Zingiber officinale cultivar Zhangliang chromosome 2B, Zo_v1.1, whole genome shotgun sequence genomic window:
- the LOC122047900 gene encoding UDP-arabinopyranose mutase 1-like, with protein MAAKEAAASVPSTPLLKDELDIVIPTIRNLDFLEMWRPFFQPYHLIIVQDGDPSKTINVPKGFDYELYNRNDINRILGPKANCISFKDSACRCFGYMVSKKKYIYTIDDDCFVAKDPSGKDINALEQHIKNLLSPSTPYFFNTLYDPYREGADFVRGYPFSLREGAPTAVSHGLWLNIPDYDAPTQLVKPRERNSRYVDAVLTIPKGTLFPMCGMNLAFDRQLIGPAMYFGLMGDGQPIGRYDDMWAGWCIKVICDHLGLGVKTGLPYIWHSKASNPFVNLKKEYKGIFWQEELIPFFQSASLPKDCTTVQKCYIELSKQVKEKLGKIDPYFTKLADAMVTWIEAWDELNSAGAQAPAPVANGTAKK; from the exons ATGGCGGCGAAGGAGGCAGCAGCGTCGGTACCGAGCACGCCTCTGCTGAAGGACGAGCTCGACATCGTGATCCCGACCATCCGGAACCTGGATTTCTTGGAAATGTGGCGGCCGTTCTTCCAGCCCTACCACCTGATCATCGTGCAGGACGGCGACCCGAGCAAGACGATCAACGTGCCGAAGGGATTTGACTACGAGCTCTACAACCGCAACGACATCAATCGCATCCTGGGCCCCAAGGCCAACTGCATCTCCTTCAAGGACTCCGCCTGCCGATGCTTCGGCTACATGGTCTCCAAGAAGAAGTACATCTACACCATCGACGACGACTGCTTT GTCGCTAAAGATCCCTCTGGCAAAGACATCAATGCACTGGAACAGCACATCAAGAATCTTCTAAGCCCTTCTACTCCTTACTTCTTCAACACCTTGTATGACCCTTACCGAGAAGGCGCAGACTTTGTTCGTGGATATCCTTTCAGCCTCAGGGAAGGTGCTCCCACAGCTGTTTCTCATGGCCTTTGGCTCAACATTCCTGACTACGATGCTCCCACTCAGCTTGTAAAGCCTCGCGAGAGGAACTCAAG GTATGTGGATGCTGTTCTAACCATCCCCAAGGGAACTCTGTTCCCTATGTGTGGGATGAATCTGGCTTTCGATCGACAGCTCATTGGCCCTGCTATGTACTTTGGCCTCATGGGCGATGGCCAGCCTATTGGACGCTACGACGATATGTGGGCTGGATGGTGCATCAAG GTGATCTGCGATCACTTGGGGCTAGGAGTGAAGACCGGCTTACCCTACATTTGGCACAGCAAGGCCAGCAACCCATTCGTCAACTTGAAAAAGGAGTACAAAGGGATCTTTTGGCAAGAAGAGTTGATCCCTTTCTTCCAGTCTGCTTCCCTCCCAAAGGATTGCACCACAGTCCAGAAGTGCTACATTGAGCTCTCCAAACAGGTAAAGGAGAAGCTCGGAAAGATCGACCCTTACTTCACCAAGCTTGCAGATGCTATGGTCACATGGATCGAAGCCTGGGACGAGCTTAACTCTGCCGGAGCTCAAGCTCCAGCCCCAGTCGCCAATGGCACAGCCAAGAAGTAG